From the genome of Papaver somniferum cultivar HN1 chromosome 2, ASM357369v1, whole genome shotgun sequence, one region includes:
- the LOC113348080 gene encoding putative dual specificity protein phosphatase DSP8 isoform X1: protein MKIKQLDDEEEEYASKRMIVLVDAKRAIVGVDAKRVLVGAGARVLFYPTLLYNVFRNKLESEFHWWDKIDQFLLLGAVPFPKHVPQLKQLGVGGVITLNEPYETLVDSSLYYSYKMDHLVIPTRDYLFAPSFVDISRAVDFIHETASCGKVTYVHCKAGRGRSTTIVLCYLVHYKQMTPSAAFEYVRFRRPRVLLAPSQWKAVQDYQRYRLDIARMSSSGDGVLITKADLEGYHNSCDDSKKQLSVVGKPKKGKPMIARLSCLFAALKVSAGSSTVTGRLPELRAC, encoded by the exons ATGAAGATCAAACaattagatgatgaagaagaagaatatgcaTCTAAAAGAATGATTGTTCTAGTTGATGCTAAGAGAGCTATAGTTGGGGTCGATGCTAAGAGAGTATTAGTTGGAGCTGGTGCTAGGGTTTTGTTCTATCCAACACTTTTATACAATGTCTTTCGGAACAAACTTGAGTCTGAATTCCATTGGTGGGACAAAATTGATCAg TTTTTGTTGTTGGGTGCTGTTCCGTTTCCTAAACATGTACCTCAATTGAAGCAACTTGGAGTTGGGGGTGTTATAactcttaatgaaccttatgagACATTGGTTGATTCGTCTTTATATTAT TCTTACAAGATGGATCACCTGGTAATACCTACGAGAGACTACCTCTTTGCCCCTTCTTTTGTGGATATTAGTCGAGCTGTGGACTTTATTCATG AGACTGCATCGTGTGGAAAAGTTACTTATGTTCACTGCAAAGCTGGGCGTGGtaggagtaccaccattgttctCTGCTATTTG GTGCACTACAAGCAGATGACACCTAGTGCTGCATTTGAATATGTACGGTTTAGAAGACCACGAGTACTCTTGGCTCCGTCACAGTGGAAG GCAGTTCAAGACTACCAAAGATACCGCCTAGATATTGCTAGAATGTCGTCTTCAGGTGACGGGGTTTTGATAACAAAGGCAGATCTTGAAGGATATCACAACTCTTGTGATGATAGTAAGAAGCAGTTGAGTGTTGTTGGTAAGCCTAAGAAAGGTAAGCCCATGATAGCTCGGTTATCTTGCCTTTTTGCAGCGTTGAAAGTTTCTGCTGGTAGCTCCACAGTCACTGGTCGGTTACCTGAACTTCGGGCTTGTTAA
- the LOC113348080 gene encoding putative dual specificity protein phosphatase DSP8 isoform X2, whose product MKIKQLDDEEEEYASKRMIVLVDAKRAIVGVDAKRVLVGAGARVLFYPTLLYNVFRNKLESEFHWWDKIDQSYKMDHLVIPTRDYLFAPSFVDISRAVDFIHETASCGKVTYVHCKAGRGRSTTIVLCYLVHYKQMTPSAAFEYVRFRRPRVLLAPSQWKAVQDYQRYRLDIARMSSSGDGVLITKADLEGYHNSCDDSKKQLSVVGKPKKGKPMIARLSCLFAALKVSAGSSTVTGRLPELRAC is encoded by the exons ATGAAGATCAAACaattagatgatgaagaagaagaatatgcaTCTAAAAGAATGATTGTTCTAGTTGATGCTAAGAGAGCTATAGTTGGGGTCGATGCTAAGAGAGTATTAGTTGGAGCTGGTGCTAGGGTTTTGTTCTATCCAACACTTTTATACAATGTCTTTCGGAACAAACTTGAGTCTGAATTCCATTGGTGGGACAAAATTGATCAg TCTTACAAGATGGATCACCTGGTAATACCTACGAGAGACTACCTCTTTGCCCCTTCTTTTGTGGATATTAGTCGAGCTGTGGACTTTATTCATG AGACTGCATCGTGTGGAAAAGTTACTTATGTTCACTGCAAAGCTGGGCGTGGtaggagtaccaccattgttctCTGCTATTTG GTGCACTACAAGCAGATGACACCTAGTGCTGCATTTGAATATGTACGGTTTAGAAGACCACGAGTACTCTTGGCTCCGTCACAGTGGAAG GCAGTTCAAGACTACCAAAGATACCGCCTAGATATTGCTAGAATGTCGTCTTCAGGTGACGGGGTTTTGATAACAAAGGCAGATCTTGAAGGATATCACAACTCTTGTGATGATAGTAAGAAGCAGTTGAGTGTTGTTGGTAAGCCTAAGAAAGGTAAGCCCATGATAGCTCGGTTATCTTGCCTTTTTGCAGCGTTGAAAGTTTCTGCTGGTAGCTCCACAGTCACTGGTCGGTTACCTGAACTTCGGGCTTGTTAA